The Flavobacterium marginilacus genome window below encodes:
- a CDS encoding glycoside hydrolase family 97 protein, with translation MIYNLRKIQLNALFLLICLAPFLIQAQEINSPNKNLALKFELKENGVPSYQLTYKGKSVIKPSSLGLEIIDAPSFMDGFSIINTEQKSVDESWNPVMGEEKMIRNNYNELLVTLAQAKNNNRYIRIRFRLFNDGLGFRYEFPKQNDLNYFVIKEERTEFQLAGDHKIFWIPGDYDTNEYAYTTSKISEVPLLMKKATIEINSQWTIKELAVQTPSMMKSTDGLYINIHEAALINYPAMYLELDAATYKMRSHLAPDAVGNKGYMQTDAQSPWRTIVVSDKATDILASKLILNLNEPTSYKDVSWIKPVKYIGIWWEYFVAGKSTWAFGKENNVKLTDDFSKLTPNGKHGATTERAKEYIDFAAKNGFDAILIEGWNIGWEDWIGNWKEEVFDYVTPYPDFDVKAVHEYAAAKGVKIIMHHETSGSATNYERRLDRAFQFMNDNGYDAVKTGYVGKIIPRGEHHDGQWMVNHYINVAKRAADYKIMIDSHEAVRPTGLNRTFPNWVAQESARGTEFESMGGLNPDHTTILPFTRLMGGPMDFTPGIFQTDLSYYGTGSKQRVNTTLVKQLAYYVTMYSPLQMAADIPGNYERFPDAFQFIKDVAVDWDNSYVLEAEPGDYITIARKAKGKNEWFVGGITDENARTANITFGYLPAGKKFIATVYADAKEANWNENPQKYTVTKAIVNSKTVLKQFLAPGGGVAISIKEANDADMKGLKKL, from the coding sequence ATGATTTATAACCTAAGAAAAATACAGCTTAATGCATTGTTTTTATTGATTTGTCTTGCTCCTTTTTTAATACAGGCACAGGAAATAAATTCGCCTAATAAGAATCTTGCATTAAAATTTGAATTAAAAGAAAATGGAGTTCCCTCCTACCAGCTTACATACAAAGGAAAATCAGTAATTAAGCCTAGTTCATTGGGATTAGAGATCATAGATGCTCCTTCGTTTATGGATGGTTTTTCTATTATAAATACGGAACAAAAATCGGTAGATGAATCCTGGAATCCAGTTATGGGAGAGGAAAAAATGATTCGTAATAACTACAACGAACTGCTGGTTACTTTGGCTCAGGCCAAAAATAACAACAGATACATCCGCATCCGTTTTAGATTATTTAATGATGGATTAGGGTTCCGATATGAATTTCCGAAACAGAATGACTTGAATTATTTTGTAATTAAAGAAGAACGTACCGAATTTCAATTGGCCGGTGATCATAAAATTTTCTGGATTCCAGGAGATTATGATACCAATGAATATGCCTACACTACTTCAAAAATTTCTGAAGTTCCTTTGTTGATGAAAAAAGCCACTATCGAAATCAATTCCCAGTGGACAATCAAAGAACTAGCGGTACAAACACCTTCAATGATGAAATCCACTGATGGTCTATATATAAACATTCACGAAGCGGCTCTAATCAATTATCCTGCAATGTATCTGGAACTTGATGCTGCGACTTATAAAATGCGCAGCCATTTAGCACCCGATGCTGTTGGTAATAAAGGTTATATGCAGACTGATGCACAATCACCTTGGAGAACTATTGTTGTAAGTGATAAAGCGACTGATATTTTGGCTTCAAAATTAATATTGAACCTCAACGAACCAACGAGCTACAAGGATGTTTCTTGGATAAAACCAGTAAAATACATCGGAATCTGGTGGGAATATTTTGTTGCTGGGAAAAGTACTTGGGCATTCGGAAAAGAAAATAATGTAAAATTAACCGATGATTTTTCGAAATTAACACCAAACGGAAAACACGGAGCTACAACCGAAAGAGCGAAAGAATACATTGATTTCGCTGCCAAAAACGGTTTTGATGCTATCCTTATCGAAGGCTGGAATATAGGCTGGGAAGACTGGATTGGAAATTGGAAAGAAGAAGTTTTTGATTATGTAACGCCTTACCCAGATTTTGATGTCAAAGCTGTACATGAATACGCTGCTGCAAAAGGTGTAAAGATTATCATGCACCATGAAACTTCAGGATCGGCAACCAACTACGAACGCCGATTGGATCGTGCTTTTCAATTCATGAACGACAATGGTTACGATGCTGTAAAAACAGGTTATGTGGGCAAAATTATTCCGCGCGGAGAACATCATGATGGGCAATGGATGGTAAATCATTATATCAATGTAGCCAAACGTGCCGCCGATTATAAAATCATGATTGACAGCCACGAAGCCGTTCGCCCAACAGGTTTAAACCGTACATTTCCGAACTGGGTTGCACAGGAATCTGCCCGTGGAACTGAGTTTGAATCTATGGGAGGATTAAATCCAGATCACACTACTATTTTGCCTTTTACAAGATTAATGGGGGGCCCTATGGATTTTACACCAGGGATTTTCCAAACCGACCTTTCTTATTATGGAACGGGAAGCAAACAGCGTGTCAATACCACTCTGGTAAAACAATTAGCTTATTATGTAACAATGTACAGTCCGTTACAGATGGCTGCAGATATTCCTGGGAATTATGAGCGTTTTCCAGATGCTTTTCAATTCATCAAAGATGTTGCTGTAGATTGGGACAACAGTTATGTACTGGAAGCCGAACCTGGAGATTATATCACGATTGCCCGTAAAGCAAAAGGGAAAAATGAATGGTTTGTTGGCGGAATTACCGATGAAAATGCTAGAACTGCTAACATTACTTTCGGCTATTTGCCTGCTGGAAAAAAATTCATTGCTACAGTGTATGCCGATGCAAAAGAGGCAAACTGGAATGAAAATCCTCAAAAATACACGGTAACTAAAGCAATTGTAAATTCTAAAACAGTATTGAAACAATTTTTAGCTCCGGGAGGAGGAGTTGCCATCAGCATCAAAGAAGCAAACGATGCCGATATGAAAGGATTGAAAAAATTATAA